A stretch of DNA from Acidimicrobiia bacterium:
CCGCGATCGTCCAGTCGTCGTATTCCCCGGCCGATTCTTCAAAAGGAACACCAACAATGTCGGCGGCCGGCCCATCGGCGGCTTCGAGGTTATGTTCCAAATCCCGCAGACCGAGTGGCGAGGTCTCCACCGCGATCAGCTGCGACACCGACTTGCCAAGAGCTACCGAAAAGAGCCCTCCACCGGCGTAGGCATCGAGCAAGACGTCGTCTTTTTCTGGTTCAAGAGCCTCCGTGACAAGGCGGATAAGCGCCTCGGCACCCCACGTGTTGTTCTGAAAGAACCCATTGGCAGTGATCCGATACCGGTGACCGGCCACTTCCTCATAGAGGTGCATCTGACCCTGCTCCACCGAGGGTGTGCCACGGCGAACCCGGGCGATCGGCACCCCCCAATTCTTGGCCGACTCCGGCAATCTCCCCGTCACAATGGCCAAGACCTGTTCGGTATTGACACCGGCCCTGATAGTCAGCGAATTGAGGCCGTCGACATTGCCAAGTCGCTGGTACAACTCGGCCAACGCCGGGACCAGCAATAGGCATTCATCAATCGGAACCTCGACGCGGGTGCTTCCCCGATACAGCGCAGGCTTTCCGCCGGCAATCTGGAAATCCATCCGGTTTCGATACCCGAATGGCGGTCCGGGAGTCTCCACCGGTCGCACATCGACGTCGGTCAGGCCAGCCAGATGTTGCAGCTGCGATTCTACGACACCTTGTTTCCACGCCACCTGGGTGGCCGGCGGGGCGTACTGCCACTGGCATCCGCCGCATACCCCGAAATGGGCGCACGGAGGGGCGATACGATCAGACGACGGCTCGATGATCTCAACCAACTCGGCTCGCGCCCAAGCACCCTTGTCCTTGGTGATCCGGACCCTGGCTTGCTCGCCTGGCATGACCCCCGCAACAAAAATGGCTTTGCCGTCAACCTTGGCTACCGCCTCGCCGCCATGGGCAAGGTCGTGCGGAGTGACCGAAAGGACCTCAGGGATCTGATCTGACATGAGACCAGGCTACCGCTCACCAACGGTGACTGGTTCGTGACCGGCGAACCGGGCTACCTGGCGGTGACGACCATCCCGACCAGCGGTCAGCGGGCGTACGCGGCGATCCACCGGTCAATATGGTCCTCCACGCTGTCACGGTCCAGTAACGCCGAGCGGATAAACGCGCGAAAAAAGAGCGGGGCAACCAGATCTTCGGTCATCTGCTCGGGGTCCACGTCGGCCTTCAATTCACCCCGATCGACGGCGTGTTCGAGAATCGAACGAATAAGCCCAAATCGCTCCAGGAC
This window harbors:
- a CDS encoding class I SAM-dependent RNA methyltransferase, whose product is MSDQIPEVLSVTPHDLAHGGEAVAKVDGKAIFVAGVMPGEQARVRITKDKGAWARAELVEIIEPSSDRIAPPCAHFGVCGGCQWQYAPPATQVAWKQGVVESQLQHLAGLTDVDVRPVETPGPPFGYRNRMDFQIAGGKPALYRGSTRVEVPIDECLLLVPALAELYQRLGNVDGLNSLTIRAGVNTEQVLAIVTGRLPESAKNWGVPIARVRRGTPSVEQGQMHLYEEVAGHRYRITANGFFQNNTWGAEALIRLVTEALEPEKDDVLLDAYAGGGLFSVALGKSVSQLIAVETSPLGLRDLEHNLEAADGPAADIVGVPFEESAGEYDDWTIAVCDPPRTGLGAAGVDALIDARPRRVAYVSCDPASFARDAKTLVEYGYALKWVSPVDMFPQTYHIETVARFDRVDPTA